Proteins found in one Populus alba chromosome 14, ASM523922v2, whole genome shotgun sequence genomic segment:
- the LOC118034145 gene encoding uncharacterized protein: protein MLRHSPIPSPSPLLSSLRKSIHWKPRHESNLSRPELHERISRLLILRRFDALENLNFHFSDNLVDSILVKLKLNPEACLNFFQLATKQPNFTPSVKSYCKLVHILSRARMYDETRSYLNELASLCKNNYTSFLVLDELVRVYKDFKFSPLVFDMILKVYAEKGMVKNALHVFDNMGKYGRKPSLRSCNSLLSNLVKRGESYSAVLVYDQMRRLDIVPDVFTCAIMVNAYCKAGKVERAVEFVKEMEKLGFELNAVSYNSLVDGYVSLGDIEGAKGVLRFMREKGVMRNKVTFTLLIKGYCKQCKVEEAEKVLREMEKEDGVVVDEYAYGALIDGYCKVGKMGDAIRVRDEMLKVGLKMNLFVCNSLINGYCKNGQVHEGERLLMCMRKWDLKPDSYSYCTLVDGYCRDGLSSKAFNVCDQMLRKGIEPTVVTYNTLLKGLCRVGDYKDALRLWHLMLQRGVTPNEVGYCTLLDGLFKMGDFSRALTLWDDILARGINKSIYAFNTMINGLCKMGEMDGAEETFKRMKELGCKPDGITYRTLSDGYCKVGNVEEAFKVKEKMEKEEIFPSIEMYNSLIVGLFTSKKISKLIDLLAEMYTRGLSPNVVTYGALIAGWCDQGRLDKAFSAYFEMIGKGFAPNVIICSKIVSSLYRLGRIDEANMLLQKMVDFDLVLDHRCLEDFQNADIRKLDCWKIADTLDESAIKFSLPNNVVYNIAMAGLCKSGKVNDARRFFLGLSHGSFTPDNFTYCTLIHGFSAAGYVNEAFNLRDEMVNKGLVPNITTYNALLNGLSKSGYLDRAQRLFDKLHLKGLIPNVVTYNILIDGYCKSGSPREALDLRGKMLKEGISPSIITYSSLINGFCKQGDVEEAMKLLNEMKASNVDQTIATFSKLVEGCIQHGDVKKMSKLHNMMHMACPSAGITSHKQMELSELSIAKEMLDSYTISEAAC, encoded by the coding sequence ATGCTCAGGCACTCTCCAATCCCCTCCCCTTCCCccctcctctcctctctccGCAAATCAATCCACTGGAAACCCCGCCACGAATCCAACCTCTCCCGACCCGAACTCCACGAACGCATCTCTCGTCTCCTAATCCTACGTCGTTTTGACGCCCTCGAAAACCTCAACTTCCATTTCTCCGATAACCTTGTAGACTCCATCCTTGTTAAACTCAAGTTAAATCCTGAAGCTTGtcttaatttcttccaattagcCACAAAACAACCTAATTTTACACCGAGCGTTAAATCTTACTGTAAACTTGTTCACATTCTATCTCGAGCTCGAATGTACGATGAGACCAGATCGTATTTAAATGAATTGGCTTCTCTTTGCAAGAATAATTACacttcttttcttgttcttgatgaACTTGTTAGGGTTTACAAAGACTTTAAGTTTTCGCCGTTAGTTTTTGACATGATTTTGAAAGTATATGCAGAAAAAGGAATGGTAAAGAATGCACTCCACGTGTTTGATAATATGGGGAAGTACGGTCGTAAACCGAGTTTACGGTCTTGTAATAGTTTGTTGAGTAATTTAGTTAAAAGGGGCGAAAGTTATAGTGCAGTTCTTGTTTATGATCAAATGAGAAGGTTGGATATAGTGCCTGATGTTTTTACTTGTGCAATTATGGTTAACGCATATTGTAAGGCGGGGAAGGTCGAGAGAGCGGTGGAATTTGTTAAGGAAATGGAGAAGTTAGGGTTTGAATTGAATGCAGTTAGTTACAATAGTTTGGTTGATGGATATGTTAGTCTGGGAGATATAGAGGGGGCGAAAGGGGTTTTGAGGTTTATGCGTGAAAAGGGGGTTATGAGAAATAAGGTTACGTTTACGTTGTTGATTAAGGGTTATTGTAAACAATGTAAGGTGGAGGAAGCAGAGAAGGTGCTTAGAGAGATGGAGAAAGAGGATGGAGTGGTTGTTGATGAGTATGCTTATGGTGCGCTGATAGATGGGTATTGTAAAGTTGGTAAAATGGGTGATGCTATCAGGGTTAGGGATGAGATGCTGAAGGTAGGATTGAAGATGAATTTATTTGTTTGCAATTCTTTGATTAACGGGTATTGTAAAAATGGTCAAGTTCACGAGGGAGAGAGGTTGTTGATGTGTATGAGAAAGTGGGATTTAAAGCCAGATTCTTATAGTTATTGTACTCTTGTGGATGGATATTGTAGAGATGGTCTCAGTAGCAAAGCTTTCAATGTTTGCGATCAGATGCTTCGGAAGGGGATTGAACCAACTGTTGTAACTTATAATACTCTTCTCAAAGGCTTGTGTCGTGTTGGTGATTACAAGGATGCTTTGCGCCTTTGGCATTTGATGCTACAGAGAGGGGTCACTCCTAATGAGGTTGGCTATTGTACTCTACTAGACGGACTTTTCAAGATGGGAGATTTTTCGAGGGCTTTAACCCTGTGGGATGATATTCTAGCTAGAGGTATAAACAAAAGCATATATGCTTTCAATACAATGATCAATGGGTTGTGTAAGATGGGGGAAATGGATGGCGCAGAGGAGACTTTTAAAAGAATGAAGGAATTGGGCTGTAAACCTGATGGAATAACATATAGAACCCTAAGTGATGGGTATTGTAAAGTTGGAAACGTGGAAGAAGCTTTTAAAGTTAAAGAGAaaatggaaaaggaagaaatttttCCTTCCATTGAAATGTACAATTCCCTTATTGTTGGACTTTTTACTTCCAAGAAAATAAGTAAATTGATAGATCTTCTTGCAGAGATGTACACTAGGGGATTGTCCCCTAATGTTGTTACTTATGGAGCCCTTATTGCTGGTTGGTGTGATCAAGGTAGACTGGATAAAGCTTTTAGTGCATATTTTGAGATGATTGGGAAGGGGTTCGCTCCCAATGTAATTATTTGCAGCAAAATTGTCAGTAGCCTCTACAGGCTTGGTAGGATTGATGAAGCAAATATGCTCTTGCAGAAGATGGTGGATTTTGATCTTGTTTTAGATCACAGATGTTTGGAAGATTTTCAGAATGCTGATATTAGAAAACTAGACTGCTGGAAAATTGCCGATACCCTTGATGAAAGTGCTATTAAATTTTCTCTCCCCAACAATGTGGTGTACAATATAGCTATGGCAGGGCTTTGCAAGTCTGGGAAGGTTAATGATGCAAGGAGATTTTTCTTGGGCCTGTCACACGGAAGCTTTACTCCTGATAACTTCACATACTGCACCTTAATCCATGGCTTTTCAGCTGCTGGTTATGTGAATGAAGCTTTCAACTTGCGTGATGAGATGGTGAATAAGGGTCTTGTTCCAAACATAACTACATACAATGCTCTACTGAATGGCCTTAGTAAGTCGGGATATCTGGATAGAGCACAGAGACTTTTCGATAAACTTCACCTGAAGGGATTAATTCCAAATGTTGTTACTTACAATATATTGATCGATGGTTACTGTAAAAGTGGCAGTCCTAGAGAAGCCTTGGACTTGAGAGGCAAAATGTTAAAAGAGGGGATTTCTCCTTCTATTATTACTTATTCATCCTTGATTAATGGTTTTTGTAAGCAAGGTGATGTGGAAGAAGCTATGAAGCTTTTAAATGAGATGAAAGCATCAAATGTGGACCAAACTATAGCCACATTCTCCAAGCTAGTTGAGGGTTGTATTCAACATGGAGATGTTAAGAAGATGTCCAAGCTTCACAACATGATGCATATGGCATGTCCCTCCGCTGGCATTACTTCTCATAAACAAATGGAGTTATCAGAGCTCTCAATCGCCAAAGAAATGCTAGATTCATATACCATCTCTGAAGCTGCATGTTGA
- the LOC118034144 gene encoding probable galacturonosyltransferase-like 1, with amino-acid sequence MLMPRLIRKLTLLFTLLFLFLSSTTNAAAATAITQQFKEAPQFYNSPECPSIDQDEIDSEAEPDGDNTIFCSEHAVHVAMTLDAAYIRGSMAAILSVLQHTSCPQNIAFHFVASASANASLLRATISSSFPYLKFRVYTFDDSSVSGLISTSIRSALDCPLNYARSYLANILPLCVRRVVYLDSDLVLVDDIAKLAATPLGEKSVLAAPEYCNANFTSYFTPTFWSNPSLSLTFADRRPCYFNTGVMVIDLDRWREGDYTTKIEEWMELQKRMRIYELGSLPPFLLVFAGDIVPVDHKWNQHGLGGDNFRGLCRDLHPGPVSLLHWSGKGKPWARLDANRPCPLDALWAPYDLLQTPFALDS; translated from the coding sequence ATGCTCATGCCTAGACTGATCCGCAAGCTCACACTACTCTTTACCttactcttcctttttctctcctcAACCACCAATGCCGCCGCCGCCACCGCCATCACTCAACAATTCAAAGAAGCCCCTCAATTTTACAACTCTCCCGAGTGCCCTTCAATTGATCAGGATGAAATAGACTCCGAAGCAGAACCAGATGGTGATAACACCATCTTCTGCTCCGAGCACGCAGTCCATGTGGCAATGACATTAGACGCAGCCTACATCCGTGGGTCCATGGCTGCAATTCTCTCGGTTTTGCAACACACTTCATGTCCCCAAAACATAGCTTTCCATTTCGTCGCCTCCGCCTCCGCTAACGCTTCACTCTTACGCGCCACCATCTCATCCTCCTTCCCTTACCTCAAATTCAGGGTCTACACTTTCGACGATTCATCAGTGTCGGGACTCATCTCCACATCAATCCGTTCAGCTCTGGATTGCCCTCTGAATTACGCTCGGAGCTACCTAGCCAATATCCTACCTCTCTGCGTCCGACGAGTTGTATACCTTGACTCGGATCTGGTTCTTGTCGATGACATTGCCAAACTGGCGGCTACTCCACTTGGTGAAAAGTCTGTTCTTGCAGCACCCGAATACTGCAATGCAAATTTTACATCGTATTTCACTCCAACTTTCTGGTCCAATCCTTCTTTATCGCTAACATTTGCGGATAGAAGACCTTGTTACTTCAATACTGGTGTTATGGTAATCGATCTTGATCGATGGAGAGAAGGAGATTATACGACAAAGATTGAGGAGTGGATGGAACTACAGAAGAGAATGAGAATTTACGAGTTGGGTTCATTGCCACCATTCCTGCTAGTTTTTGCAGGCGATATAGTGCCAGTTGATCATAAGTGGAATCAACACGGACTTGGTGGGGATAATTTCAGAGGGCTCTGTAGAGATTTGCATCCTGGTCCTGTTAGTCTCTTGCATTGGAGTGGTAAAGGGAAGCCATGGGCTAGACTTGACGCGAACCGGCCATGTCCTTTGGATGCTCTTTGGGCTCCTTATGATCTCTTGCAGACTCCATTCGCCTTGGATTCTTAA
- the LOC118034143 gene encoding uncharacterized protein, translating into MGSRFGESTSGVPQNPSSTSSNGNGDAGDFECNICFDLAQDPIVTLCGHLFCWPCLYKWLHFHSKSRECPVCKALVEEEKLVPLYGRGKTSTDPRSKSIPGVNIPNRPAGQRPETAPPPEPNHFGQHGFGLTGGLGGFAPTAAARSGNFTFSAAFGGLIPSLFNLQVHGFPNAAMYGPAAGFPYGFHSFHGGHPRGYHRHQGQGQQDYYLKRLLLFIGFCVLLALIWQ; encoded by the coding sequence ATGGGAAGTCGCTTTGGGGAATCAACAAGTGGGGTTCCTCAAAACCCTTCATCTACTAGCAGCAATGGAAATGGTGATGCTGGTGATTTTGAATGCAATATTTGCTTTGACTTAGCTCAGGATCCGATTGTGACATTATGTGGCCATCTTTTCTGCTGGCCTTGTCTCTACAAATGGCTTCACTTTCACTCGAAGTCCCGAGAATGTCCGGTTTGCAAGGCTCTAGTGGAAGAGGAGAAGTTGGTTCCTTTGTATGGTAGAGGGAAAACATCGACTGACCCAAGATCGAAGTCCATTCCTGGTGTTAACATTCCTAACCGGCCTGCAGGGCAGCGACCTGAAACTGCTCCTCCCCCAGAACCAAATCATTTTGGCCAACATGGATTTGGATTAACGGGAGGATTGGGAGGTTTTGCACCAACGGCAGCTGCTAGGTCTGGGAATTTCACATTTTCTGCTGCTTTTGGTGGTCTAATTCCTTCACTTTTTAACCTTCAAGTGCATGGATTTCCTAATGCTGCCATGTATGGTCCGGCTGCTGGCTTTCCTTATGGATTTCATTCATTTCATGGTGGGCATCCACGTGGATATCATCGGCACCAAGGTCAAGGACAGCAAGATTATTATCTGAAGAGGCTGCTTTTATTCATTggtttttgtgttttgcttGCTCTTATTTGGCAATGA
- the LOC118034142 gene encoding fatty acid elongase 3-like yields the protein MRLSIIQSTKYWLSEHPSIVNFRWSPTESWGSTWSFLFSAITIYIISAAILHLVVSLILRTNRRVPLGPIPAIHSLAMVMASVVIFVGILLSTAAEIRDTRWFWRRTKTTTAFQWLLCFPLGTRPSGRVFFWSYIFYLSRFLHLLRTFLTVLEHRKLTFFTLFNQSILLFMSFLWLEYSQSFQVLAILLTTLLYSVIYGYRFWTAIGLPRACFPFVVRCQVVLLGCNLVCHFGVLSLHILKGGCNGIGAWGFNSMLNAVILLLFLKFYLKMYSNKRKGGSLSELKGSSRHLHSGSEKRDNKGS from the coding sequence ATGAGACTATCTATAATACAGAGCACCAAATATTGGCTATCAGAGCACCCATCGATTGTTAACTTCCGATGGAGCCCGACCGAATCATGGGGTTCCACGTGGTCTTTTCTCTTCTCCGCCATCACCATCTACATCATTTCTGCCGCCATCCTCCACCTTGTGGTCTCCTTAATTCTCCGCACTAACCGCCGTGTCCCACTTGGCCCAATCCCAGCAATACACAGCCTGGCAATGGTGATGGCATCGGTTGTGATTTTTGTTGGCATTCTTCTTTCAACCGCTGCTGAGATTCGTGACACGCGCTGGTTCTGGCGGCGCACCAAGACCACCACGGCTTTCCAGTGGCTCCTCTGTTTCCCTCTCGGCACCCGACCCTCTGGCCGCGTCTTCTTCTGGTCCTACATTTTCTACCTCTCTCGATTCCTTCATTTATTACGTACTTTTTTAACAGTCCTGGAACACCGTAAACTCACTTTCTTTACCTTGTTCAATCAATCCATACTTTTGTTCATGTCATTTCTCTGGCTTGAATATTCTCAGTCTTTTCAAGTCTTGGCTATCCTTTTAACAACGTTGTTGTACTCTGTCATTTATGGGTACCGGTTTTGGACAGCAATTGGGCTTCCAAGAGCTTGTTTCCCTTTTGTAGTGAGGTGTCAGGTTGTGTTGTTGGGTTGCAATTTGGTTTGCCATTTTGGGGTGCTTTCGTTGCATATATTGAAAGGAGGGTGTAATGGAATTGGAGCTTGGGGGTTTAATTCTATGCTAAATGctgtgattttgttgttgtttttgaagttttatCTGAAGATGTATTCGAACAAGAGAAAGGGCGGTTCCTTGAGTGAACTTAAGGGTTCTTCAAGGCATTTGCATTCTGGCTCGGAGAAGCGGGACAATAAGGGTAGTTGA
- the LOC118034141 gene encoding probable 1-acyl-sn-glycerol-3-phosphate acyltransferase 4 isoform X1, with protein sequence MQLALEEVVAIESGKEMEETFKPLKSDDRLKHYPLTPFRLIRGLICLLVYLSTAFMFVVYFAPVAAVLMRFFSIHYCRKATSFLFALWLALWPFLFEKINGTKVVFSGDLVPPKERVLIIANHRTEVDWMYLWNLALRKGCLGYIKYILKSSLMKLPVFGWGFHILEFISVERKWEVDEPAMRQMLSTFKDSRDPLWLALFPEGTDFSEEKCQKSQKFASEVGLPVLANVLLPKTRGFGVCLEVLQNSLDAVYDVSIAYKHQLPTFLDNVFGTDPSEVHIHVQRIPVKDIPASDAKAATWLMDRFQLKDQLLLDFKARGHFPNEGTEQELSTVKCLVNFTVVILLTALFIYLTFFSSVWFKTYASLACAYLASATHFKFRPLPITNLI encoded by the exons ATGCAGCTGGCATTGGAGGAGGTGGTTGCTATTGAATCTGGAAAGGAGATGGAAGAAACTTTCAAGCCTCTCAAATCCGATGATAGACTAAAGCATTACCCTTTAACTCCTTTTAGGTTGATAAGGGGTCTTATATGTTTGTTGGTGTATCTTTCTACTGCTTTTATGTTTGTAGTGTATTTTGCACCTGTTGCAGCTGTCTTGATGCGATTTTTCAGCATACACTATTGTAGAAAAGCAACATCCTTCCTCTTTGCTCTTTGGCTAGCTTTGTGGCCCTTTCtatttgaaaagataaatgGGACCAAAGTTGTATTTTCTGGAGATTTAGTTCCACCTAAGGAACGTGTTTTGATAATTGCTAATCACAGAACTGAGGTTGATTGGATGTACTTGTGGAACTTAGCATTGCGGAAGGGGTGCCTGGGTTACATCAAGTATATCCTCAAGAGCAGCTTGATGAAACTACCTGTCTTTGGGTGGGGATTCCATATTTTGGAGTTCATTTCAGTAGAGAGGAAGTGGGAAGTTGATGAACCTGCCATGCGTCAAATGCTTTCGACTTTCAAGGATTCTCGAGATCCCTTGTGGCTAGCACTTTTCCCGGAAGGAACTGATTTTAG TGAAGAGAAATGCCAGAAGAGCCAAAAGTTTGCCAGTGAAGTTGGACTTCCTGTGCTGGCAAATGTTCTACTTCCTAAAACAAGGGGTTTTGGCGTATGCTTGGAAGTTCTACAGAATTCCTTGGATGCAG TTTATGATGTCAGTATCGCATATAAGCACCAATTGCCTACCTTTCTGGACAACGTATTTGGGACAGATCCTTCAGAAGTTCACATTCATGTCCAGCGTATCCCTGTTAAGGATATCCCAGCTTCTGATGCCAAGGCTGCTACATGGTTAATGGATAGGTTCCAGCTCAAGGATCAGTTGCTTTTAGACTTCAAAGCTCGAGGCCATTTCCCTAATGAAGGAACTGAACAAGAACTTTCTACAGTGAAATGCTTGGTAAATTTCACTGTGGTAATTTTATTGACTGCATTGTTCATTTatcttacatttttttcatcCGTTTGGTTCAAAACATATGCGAGTTTAGCATGTGCCTACCTTGCTTCAGCTACTCACTTTAAATTCCGGCCATTACCCATTACAAATTTGATATAG
- the LOC118034141 gene encoding probable 1-acyl-sn-glycerol-3-phosphate acyltransferase 4 isoform X2, whose amino-acid sequence MEETFKPLKSDDRLKHYPLTPFRLIRGLICLLVYLSTAFMFVVYFAPVAAVLMRFFSIHYCRKATSFLFALWLALWPFLFEKINGTKVVFSGDLVPPKERVLIIANHRTEVDWMYLWNLALRKGCLGYIKYILKSSLMKLPVFGWGFHILEFISVERKWEVDEPAMRQMLSTFKDSRDPLWLALFPEGTDFSEEKCQKSQKFASEVGLPVLANVLLPKTRGFGVCLEVLQNSLDAVYDVSIAYKHQLPTFLDNVFGTDPSEVHIHVQRIPVKDIPASDAKAATWLMDRFQLKDQLLLDFKARGHFPNEGTEQELSTVKCLVNFTVVILLTALFIYLTFFSSVWFKTYASLACAYLASATHFKFRPLPITNLI is encoded by the exons ATGGAAGAAACTTTCAAGCCTCTCAAATCCGATGATAGACTAAAGCATTACCCTTTAACTCCTTTTAGGTTGATAAGGGGTCTTATATGTTTGTTGGTGTATCTTTCTACTGCTTTTATGTTTGTAGTGTATTTTGCACCTGTTGCAGCTGTCTTGATGCGATTTTTCAGCATACACTATTGTAGAAAAGCAACATCCTTCCTCTTTGCTCTTTGGCTAGCTTTGTGGCCCTTTCtatttgaaaagataaatgGGACCAAAGTTGTATTTTCTGGAGATTTAGTTCCACCTAAGGAACGTGTTTTGATAATTGCTAATCACAGAACTGAGGTTGATTGGATGTACTTGTGGAACTTAGCATTGCGGAAGGGGTGCCTGGGTTACATCAAGTATATCCTCAAGAGCAGCTTGATGAAACTACCTGTCTTTGGGTGGGGATTCCATATTTTGGAGTTCATTTCAGTAGAGAGGAAGTGGGAAGTTGATGAACCTGCCATGCGTCAAATGCTTTCGACTTTCAAGGATTCTCGAGATCCCTTGTGGCTAGCACTTTTCCCGGAAGGAACTGATTTTAG TGAAGAGAAATGCCAGAAGAGCCAAAAGTTTGCCAGTGAAGTTGGACTTCCTGTGCTGGCAAATGTTCTACTTCCTAAAACAAGGGGTTTTGGCGTATGCTTGGAAGTTCTACAGAATTCCTTGGATGCAG TTTATGATGTCAGTATCGCATATAAGCACCAATTGCCTACCTTTCTGGACAACGTATTTGGGACAGATCCTTCAGAAGTTCACATTCATGTCCAGCGTATCCCTGTTAAGGATATCCCAGCTTCTGATGCCAAGGCTGCTACATGGTTAATGGATAGGTTCCAGCTCAAGGATCAGTTGCTTTTAGACTTCAAAGCTCGAGGCCATTTCCCTAATGAAGGAACTGAACAAGAACTTTCTACAGTGAAATGCTTGGTAAATTTCACTGTGGTAATTTTATTGACTGCATTGTTCATTTatcttacatttttttcatcCGTTTGGTTCAAAACATATGCGAGTTTAGCATGTGCCTACCTTGCTTCAGCTACTCACTTTAAATTCCGGCCATTACCCATTACAAATTTGATATAG